Within Populus trichocarpa isolate Nisqually-1 chromosome 6, P.trichocarpa_v4.1, whole genome shotgun sequence, the genomic segment CGTAAGCACTCCAATGATCATAATTAAGGTTGTATTTggttatgataataattaaggttgtgtttggttaatgtttcaacatcaacaaaacatggataaaataatgtctggttagaaaaataaagataatgataaaaaaataaatccttgGCAATATCAGAAGAAACTGCACAAGCTGTTCTAGTCAGTTGAGATTCTGGATTATCTACATTTACAGAGTATGTATATATAACCCTGCTGCTGACAGAGCTGGTTATAGCACGGGGCTCGATATCATTTTAGAATGTCTACAAAAGTGGAAGGAACTAAACTAGTCTCCATTAAGTTCAACTCTGAAGTCCCACGATTCCTCCAATTTGGGTTCAAACCAAAGTAGGGCAGATCGAACAAAATGCTGCAACAACATCAACGTGGAGAGAACGGAGCACATGGCTGGATACACAATCATGAACAGTCATTCAATATCTAAAACCGATATCACTACCCCGATGAAAATGGACAGAGAGAGTTGGTTTGGTGCTGAAGGTGTATACGAACACTCAGCCATCTCCAACTACGCCCCcatcatataaaatattgagaagcAGCCCGAAAACCATTCGTTATCTATTTGCAAACTCCTTTTCAACTGCATTAAATATCAACTTCAGACGATCTTGCAGGCTTGAGATGATGTTCTTTGAAATCCTTTTTTGATGCCAGGAACTTTTCAGCCATGCGATTCCCATGGATACACGCACATGACAGCCCTTCAGTCTTGAGGGAAAATCCTCAATTTGATATCTCAGGTGAAGCTTCAAAAAGATGAAGGAAAGTTAAAGTTATCAATTATGAGGAAGAAAGAACACcgcaaatagaaaataaaagccAAAAGTGGGGAGCAGAGTTAATCAAGTTTCTAGCCATACATTAAAAAAGTCACCCAGGGGAACTCCATGAAGAGTCATAACCTCTTCGACAATCCAACCTTTCCTATCAGAGAGGGGGTATTTCTGCTGTGTACTTGTGACCTCTCCTCCAAAACGAGATACGTGCTTATCAAATCTGTAATATAATTGCCTCTCGTATACTTCAGTCTTCACTGATTCCCATGGGGTGTAAGAATAGCTAAGACAACCAGCTTTCTCCATTACTTTACGATCCAATTCACCCCCACCAAACAGCTCCGATAAGAAATTGATCTAAAACACAATATCCACGATCAGACAAACACATATTTTCACAATGTGCAGACTAAGATAAACAAATCCAAAATGTATAGGCATGATTATGGCATGTATGAATAATATGCATGCAAGCTAAAACaattggaagagagagaaagagagcttACAGGGACAGAAAGGGAACAAGCATAAACCTCAGACATGCTGACATCCTCAAGACCCAAGAAAGACCCACTCTCCTCAGTTTGAAGGAATTTGGTTTCTGATTCTTCTTCAACTATTTGCACCTTCTGTTCAGGACTCAATGATCTGGCCTTCCACAAAGCCATGATTGTCCTATTcagtgcaaaaagaaaaaaaaaacaagaagaagattaaaATACTATGTGTCACAGTTGTCCTGCTCCTATCCATTATTTTCACAGTTATGATGATGTAGTAGTTTTCAGTAAAAGAAAGACCAAAGGTCCTatataacatttgttttttacctATTTGCTACATTAAAAGATACAAAAGACTGGAAATGAAACTTCAGCCTCCCTTCATCATCAATTGTCTTGGCTCCATGCCTGGCATCCATACCTCTGCCTTGTCGGAGAGTTATAACGATAACTGGACTACCCATTGATGATAGAGTAGGAGTATCAACTTGGATATCAACTATGTCCtcccaaaggaaaaaaaatttagtcttCTGCCGAAATAAATTTGCATAGAATCCAATTATTCTTGCTGAAAGAAACAGCCGACCCTGTAAGATACAATCACAACTCATGCTAAAAAGCTTAGGAAGGAGCAAAATTTAAACTTGTAGATAACAAACTTGAGATGTATAATTACACTAACAGCACCTGTAATGGCATCTTTCGTTTTAAGTGACAGGTGAAGTCATTGATAAGGAATTCCTCTGGTGGAAGCCCAAAAACCTTCTGGAAGGCTGAATTTGTTTGAGGAGAACGCAAATTTATCTACAAAATCCCATTAACAATTTATGTAGGTAACAGAGCACAAGCAGAATACACACAAGATGTACAGTGCATTAACAAATTGAAACTCCAGGGCAGAACAGCCAACTATTTACCTTCTTCCCCACCTCTTTCTCCATCTTACTTAAGTACTCTTTAACAACATTGCTACCTCTCGTATTGTTCAAGAAAATCCTTAAGTGCAGCCTAGACTGACATGCTTGTGCTAACTTTCCTTGAAGAGGAACCCACACATCAGCTAAATCTGATAGATtagattttacaaaattaatctCTGTATGTCCCAAGGACATGGATTCATTAAAAGGCccatcaaaatcataaacttcCACATCCAGCACAGAAGGAGGATCATCCATGGCATCAAATTCGAATATTTCTGCAACATCCAAGGTGTTTTATCAAGATGATCAATTAAAACATGGTTTGAATCATATTTTTCACAGAATTTAAAAGCCTTTCAATGCATGATTCATACAATTGCATAACattttaggggaaaaaaatgCATCTATATGGAAAATTGATATAGGACATACTGACCATTCCACAGAGGATCAGATTTCTGAAACTTGATTGAGCTTGTTCTAGTTTTCCCATTGCAGGTGAATACCACGTATGGGTCACAGAAGCCACTAGAATCAACAGCCGGCAAATGACTTCCCTCAATCAAGGCAACCGTAAGCACCCAGCCATCTCCTTGTGCTTTTACTCCATGATCGGTGCCTGTTATTAGATacacaagaaaaaatcaaatgacagcAAGACTAAcaatataaagttaaattaacTAACTGCTGCTCGAAACAAACAATAGTTAAACAATATATAGACACCCCAGGCATTCAGCCAGAGGCAGACAGTAGAATTGCGTAGTTTATGAATAGTTAAGACctgcagaaaagagggagtacACGGTTTGACTATTACCTTTTTGAGCTCTAGCTTGCATGAAGCGTGAAAGTAACCCTAACACCCTTTCACACTGAAGAGTCAGGACACCACACACAATGACTTCACCAATTGAATCTGGTAAGTCAAGCCCAACAAATTCAAGCCCTTGAATTGCACTGGGTGCAGCTAGCCAGACGTGCACAAACACATACAATGCCATAAAAACTGCAGAGACTACAGTAAAGTTAGCAAAATATTGTATGGCCAGCTTCCCATCTGATTGGGGTTCCACCTTCAATGAAGCCAGAACCTGTTCCTTACTAGATCCCAAGTCCTTCAAATCAACTGGCTTAACATtttgagataaaaaagttgaaacttGCTCAAAACTGTCCTTTACGCCTGAACGGGCTCCGTTTTCTATCATACTTTTAAACATGGAGCTTTGTAAAAAGTTCATGCGCCAGGATATAACCAAATGTGAAGTTTTCTCTCCTGATGGCAACTCAGGGCCAGAAGTAATGCAGTAAAGCAATTCAACTTTAAAGGTGCTACCGTACATTACATCCGGAGTGCTCACACTGATCAAAACAGCGAATATCTTCCCATCTGCTTTTAGATAAGTTTGTTCCTCACTAGCTTTCAGAGCACCAACTAATTTGGTTGGTGCCTTTACGTAAGTAATTACTCTTTTCAAGTTCTCACTACTATTCTCAAAtctccaaggaccaaattgctGTTCTGAATTTCCCACAAAGTCTGACAACAATCTGGCAAGACTTGAATcaggtgaaaagaaaaaagagtttaaaTCTGGGGGTGAAATCACATATGATTGGTCTACAAGGATTCCTCCTGGTAGGTTATTTGGAACTTCACTTCCTACATCTCTAGATTCCATCTCTTTCATAAGTTCTTCAAAGTTGCCAGAAGAGGACTGGTCCTCAGCCTTATCATCACAAACCTCAGATCCATCAGTTTCTGATTGCTCTGAAATTTCAGTGCTTCTACTTGTAGTGACTGAAATCACGTCtgaatttttgttaaatatttgaACAATTCTTCCAGCTAATTTCTTTTGTGCAAAAAACTTCTCTTCTTTTGAGGAAGCAGATTCTTCTAATCTTGCTGGGGATGAGTTGTTTGTCCCATTAAAAGACCTAGACGGAGATCGCGTTACATCCATATTCTTCTTCGATTGTGAAGCATTGCAATTTGAGTCAGGAAAAGATTGAGAAAAACTTATACTTAAAAGAATCTCACCTGttggagaaaataaaagatgagcATGCAATTCCAATCAGTAATGTTATACATCAAATGTGTCAAGACAACATTTTAAACAAGTACTGCACAATCTGAATTCTTAACTGCATCCACAAAGCAAGATCTTAaactaggttaaaaaaaaatcagaatcaaaTACACACAACTCAATCAAAACTCTAACATCAAACAGGATACAACCTTAGCTAAGGACAGAAGATTAAGATGGAAAGCACAGAAATAAACCTAAGCATTGCTACTACAAGAGGACCAAATAGCTTTCACAAGTCATATACATTCAAAAAGGTAACACGCACTAAAGCACAGAATTGACAAAACAACAGAAGGCAAGAGTTTGGTTTACAAGGAATCAACATACCGCATTCCTTGAACCTGGACTTCTTGTTTTTGGGTTGCAGTGAGTACCAAACAGTGCCAAGTGACTGATTGTCCGCATCAAAAACATGCGAAACTGGAACCTTAATCTGCCCAACAATATCATCGTTGAAGTACTTGTCTTCATCCAAGACACCAACTACAAGTTCCTCATTCAAGTCCTCCACTTTAAAACTGAACTCCTCTCCCCAGCTTGGGTTCAAGTTCTTCTTTACAACTTTTGTCTTAAATTTCTGCTTTCCTAACTGTAACTTGGCATATGGATCTCTTAATCCATTTGGATCCGTTGGTGGCAAATTCCTTGCCTCTATTAGACGAACCACAAGCTTCATTCCTCCCATAATACACAAACAAAAGGCTTAAACTTTAGTGCGCGCGCGCgtgtgtataaaaaataaaaataaaaactgaatcaaACCCACTAATATTTTGAAGCCAAAAATACAACAGCACCACCAAAAACAAGTCTTTTTTGGCGCTTCTTATTTGAAAGAACCGATCAAACAAGTTTTACAAGAAACTTCAGACAATAACAGACAAAACCCAGAATTCTTTTTAACGTAAAATCCTTGCAACTTACAAAGATTTTACACGAGCCTGAAATGATAAGCCACAAAAAGGGTCTTCTTGGATTGTTATGAACTAACCTTGAAGAAAAAGAGGGTTTacgaggagaaaaaaaaggtgtatTAAGACTGAAaccttttgaaaaagaaatttcatgGAATCTTATAATAATTGTGATCTAATAAGGAAACAAAGACAAATAATGTGATTAACAGtgtaattaaaatgaattttagctAAAGATTAAgactaacaataataaatccagAAAAAAGCAATGGCAAATAAACAGAGatagaaataaattgaaggagGGAAAGATTATTTAGCTTGGATTGAAAGATAAACCCTAAAAAGAATCGAAAACAAAATGAGGAAATTATAAGGAAAAACTataaagaaagggaaagatGAAGACTTTTCTTGTCTGCCTTTAAGacttcattaattatttcttattgTAAGAGTGCGCGTATGATGTTTGACTTTTACGAACCAGGTGGGTCATTTTGACTGAccatttattttaacatataataacaataataataataataataatagagaaatgtagagttatttttttccttagaaAACTGATTTTGATAAAccacttttttaattttttttttgttcgtttatcattaaaaaaaataattaatgaaaaacattttttaatttaaaaaaaatttggtttaatttctagaaaaatatttttcttttataccaTGTTTATttcctgaaaaataatttctaaaaaaccaCTTTCTAAATTTTATAGCCTGATATTCTTTACGAATTTTATTCTCAAATCTTATGCTTAGGTTTGAAAATTTCCAGCCCTTTATCACAGCTTGGAACAAGCTCCTTAATAAtccctttgttttcttcttagagaatgaagaaataaaatcctTTTCCAAAACTGATTTAAGGAGGGAATTAAACAAGTGTATTTATTCAGTGATTGAATCCTCATAGAACACTTGATCACAtcctatatataaattaaaccgATTACCATCTGCTTATCTCAGTAACCATTAACACTAATTTTGTTTGTTACTATACTTTGTTCGCATTTCCTTCTCAAGAATACATGGAGTTCAGTTATTTTTCATCATGCCGTCAAGACTCATGTGATAATGATCAAGAACTGAAAGAAGCAATATCTTCTTCTCTGTCTAACAGCAATAATAATGTTGATGACGATGGCCGCGGAGATAAACTAGGTCTTGATTACTTTAACCTACATTCTCTTGTTGTTTCCCTTAACAAGGAAGCATCTGTTAAGATCAATTCAAGTGTGGATAACAGTTGTGATCATGATGGTCACAAGAACGTATCGTTGGAGACGAGTTCTGCTGACAATGAAAGAACTGAACTGTTAGAGAAGTTATGTCTTGATGATTTCTACAATCCTATGCCTCTTACGACCTTTCTCCAAAGattgaaaagaattatataCGAGAACAAGACGACCACTACATTAATAATGGACAGAACAATAACGGAGAAGGGAGCCATCCATTCTGATGATGATATAGGCTCACAAGATCAGGGAGTTGGCAGTGATGATGAACtagaggatgattttttggagACTTGCGCCACTGTACAAGAAGAGTTTGCTGGAGATCTCCTGGTGTGCACGGATGGCCAAAGCCTGGACGAGTGATTCAAAGGACCAAGCTGAGGAGCACACGCCACCCCATGCTAGTTCTTGAAAAGCtggtgtttttaattgtttttgttttagacCAATTTTGGTCAAGGTGTCGTGTGAACCTCTGGTATGCTATGTGATAAttggagaatatatatatatgtatatgtatatatatggaaCCTTTTGAATTCTTTATCATATCGAGATCCGTTTTTTCATCAAGGGACATGTCTGTATGCATTGAGTTTCAGGACTCACACTGTAATAACTAGATAATACAGCAGCTCATTGGGTTTAGCTGAGAAGACGAGCCATTAGATCAAGGGACATTTGTCTGAATGCTAGCGTATGTGTTTTTCAGAGGTTATCTGTTAAAGTccgataaatttaaaaaggaaaaagagaagcTTCAAAAATGATAAAGAACAATTAAACGAGGGATATCACAACTGATTGCAATTGACTTGGTATTAATCTAATGATGGGACAAAATGAGAAACTGTTCCTGGTCAAAACATTAGACATCAATGTTGATCAAGTCTAAGAGATGCTTTtcaaaaatttcttctttttttttcaaattctttttttt encodes:
- the LOC7463637 gene encoding C2 and GRAM domain-containing protein At1g03370 isoform X2; the encoded protein is MKLVVRLIEARNLPPTDPNGLRDPYAKLQLGKQKFKTKVVKKNLNPSWGEEFSFKVEDLNEELVVGVLDEDKYFNDDIVGQIKVPVSHVFDADNQSLGTVWYSLQPKNKKSRFKECGEILLSISFSQSFPDSNCNASQSKKNMDVTRSPSRSFNGTNNSSPARLEESASSKEEKFFAQKKLAGRIVQIFNKNSDVISVTTSRSTEISEQSETDGSEVCDDKAEDQSSSGNFEELMKEMESRDVGSEVPNNLPGGILVDQSYVISPPDLNSFFFSPDSSLARLLSDFVGNSEQQFGPWRFENSSENLKRVITYVKAPTKLVGALKASEEQTYLKADGKIFAVLISVSTPDVMYGSTFKVELLYCITSGPELPSGEKTSHLVISWRMNFLQSSMFKSMIENGARSGVKDSFEQVSTFLSQNVKPVDLKDLGSSKEQVLASLKVEPQSDGKLAIQYFANFTVVSAVFMALYVFVHVWLAAPSAIQGLEFVGLDLPDSIGEVIVCGVLTLQCERVLGLLSRFMQARAQKGTDHGVKAQGDGWVLTVALIEGSHLPAVDSSGFCDPYVVFTCNGKTRTSSIKFQKSDPLWNEIFEFDAMDDPPSVLDVEVYDFDGPFNESMSLGHTEINFVKSNLSDLADVWVPLQGKLAQACQSRLHLRIFLNNTRGSNVVKEYLSKMEKEVGKKINLRSPQTNSAFQKVFGLPPEEFLINDFTCHLKRKMPLQGRLFLSARIIGFYANLFRQKTKFFFLWEDIVDIQVDTPTLSSMGSPVIVITLRQGRGMDARHGAKTIDDEGRLKFHFQSFVSFNVANRTIMALWKARSLSPEQKVQIVEEESETKFLQTEESGSFLGLEDVSMSEVYACSLSVPINFLSELFGGGELDRKVMEKAGCLSYSYTPWESVKTEVYERQLYYRFDKHVSRFGGEVTSTQQKYPLSDRKGWIVEEVMTLHGVPLGDFFNLHLRYQIEDFPSRLKGCHVRVSMGIAWLKSSWHQKRISKNIISSLQDRLKLIFNAVEKEFANR
- the LOC7463637 gene encoding C2 and GRAM domain-containing protein At1g03370 isoform X1, which produces MGGMKLVVRLIEARNLPPTDPNGLRDPYAKLQLGKQKFKTKVVKKNLNPSWGEEFSFKVEDLNEELVVGVLDEDKYFNDDIVGQIKVPVSHVFDADNQSLGTVWYSLQPKNKKSRFKECGEILLSISFSQSFPDSNCNASQSKKNMDVTRSPSRSFNGTNNSSPARLEESASSKEEKFFAQKKLAGRIVQIFNKNSDVISVTTSRSTEISEQSETDGSEVCDDKAEDQSSSGNFEELMKEMESRDVGSEVPNNLPGGILVDQSYVISPPDLNSFFFSPDSSLARLLSDFVGNSEQQFGPWRFENSSENLKRVITYVKAPTKLVGALKASEEQTYLKADGKIFAVLISVSTPDVMYGSTFKVELLYCITSGPELPSGEKTSHLVISWRMNFLQSSMFKSMIENGARSGVKDSFEQVSTFLSQNVKPVDLKDLGSSKEQVLASLKVEPQSDGKLAIQYFANFTVVSAVFMALYVFVHVWLAAPSAIQGLEFVGLDLPDSIGEVIVCGVLTLQCERVLGLLSRFMQARAQKGTDHGVKAQGDGWVLTVALIEGSHLPAVDSSGFCDPYVVFTCNGKTRTSSIKFQKSDPLWNEIFEFDAMDDPPSVLDVEVYDFDGPFNESMSLGHTEINFVKSNLSDLADVWVPLQGKLAQACQSRLHLRIFLNNTRGSNVVKEYLSKMEKEVGKKINLRSPQTNSAFQKVFGLPPEEFLINDFTCHLKRKMPLQGRLFLSARIIGFYANLFRQKTKFFFLWEDIVDIQVDTPTLSSMGSPVIVITLRQGRGMDARHGAKTIDDEGRLKFHFQSFVSFNVANRTIMALWKARSLSPEQKVQIVEEESETKFLQTEESGSFLGLEDVSMSEVYACSLSVPINFLSELFGGGELDRKVMEKAGCLSYSYTPWESVKTEVYERQLYYRFDKHVSRFGGEVTSTQQKYPLSDRKGWIVEEVMTLHGVPLGDFFNLHLRYQIEDFPSRLKGCHVRVSMGIAWLKSSWHQKRISKNIISSLQDRLKLIFNAVEKEFANR